The following are from one region of the Mesorhizobium sp. B2-8-5 genome:
- a CDS encoding GntR family transcriptional regulator, which produces MASTEDTIAVRISKELADRIISGAIEPGSRLRQDHVAEEFGTSHVPVREAFRRLEAQGLAISEPRRGVRVASFDLGEVREVAEMRAALEVLALRHAAPHLTASILDLAEEATKAGDKSGDVRSWEEANRTFHRLILAPCNMPRLLSTIDDLHAASARFLFAAWRSEWEIRTDQDHRAILSALRQGNTESAAATLGRHVQWIGQKPVKTASGRTRDAFAIVG; this is translated from the coding sequence ATGGCCAGCACAGAAGACACAATCGCCGTCCGCATCAGCAAGGAACTGGCGGACCGCATCATTTCGGGCGCCATCGAGCCCGGCTCGCGGCTGCGCCAGGATCATGTCGCGGAGGAATTCGGCACCAGCCATGTCCCGGTGCGCGAGGCTTTTCGCCGCCTTGAGGCGCAAGGCTTGGCGATCAGCGAGCCGCGCCGCGGCGTGCGCGTCGCTTCTTTCGATCTCGGCGAGGTCAGGGAAGTGGCCGAGATGCGGGCCGCGCTCGAAGTGCTGGCGCTGCGCCATGCCGCGCCGCATCTGACGGCGTCGATCCTCGACCTGGCCGAGGAGGCGACCAAGGCCGGCGACAAGTCCGGCGACGTGCGCTCCTGGGAAGAGGCCAATCGCACCTTCCACCGGCTGATCCTGGCGCCCTGCAACATGCCGCGCCTGCTCTCCACCATCGACGACCTGCATGCGGCGAGCGCGCGCTTCCTGTTCGCGGCCTGGCGCTCGGAATGGGAAATCCGCACCGACCAGGATCACCGCGCGATCCTGAGCGCGCTGAGACAAGGCAACACCGAATCGGCCGCAGCGACCCTCGGGCGGCACGTGCAATGGATCGGCCAAAAGCCGGTCAAGACCGCCTCCGGCAGAACGCGAGACGCCTTCGCCATCGTGGGGTAG
- a CDS encoding DUF1284 domain-containing protein, protein MTVRLRAHHLLCLLTYVGKGYSPAFTANYDKVVKRLGEGEGVVIVSGPDDICSPLLGEPEPHCLRQSAAERDGLAARDVGAFLGRPIEDGDRFMLDASSLAGMRKAFSAGLTRQACSGCEWSGLCDAVAAGGFSDTRL, encoded by the coding sequence ATGACCGTCAGGCTGCGCGCCCATCACCTGCTCTGCCTGCTGACCTATGTCGGCAAGGGCTATTCGCCCGCCTTCACCGCCAACTACGACAAGGTGGTGAAGCGGCTAGGCGAGGGCGAGGGGGTGGTGATCGTTTCCGGTCCGGACGACATCTGCTCACCGCTGCTCGGCGAGCCGGAGCCGCATTGCCTGCGCCAAAGCGCCGCTGAGCGGGACGGGCTCGCCGCGCGCGACGTGGGGGCTTTCCTCGGCCGGCCGATCGAAGACGGCGACCGTTTCATGCTGGACGCCTCCAGTCTGGCAGGGATGCGCAAGGCTTTTTCCGCCGGCCTGACGCGCCAGGCGTGCTCCGGCTGCGAATGGTCCGGCCTGTGCGACGCGGTTGCCGCCGGCGGATTCAGCGACACGCGTCTTTAG
- a CDS encoding biotin transporter BioY, whose amino-acid sequence MTNAAVSAQKPSFSPLRLHSRSLAWQIGAVILGSLFLALSSYIEVPMVPVPVTMQTFAVTLVGALYGWRFGALTIAAWLVEGAAGFPVLAGGAAGIQHFVGPTGGYLFAFPVVGAVVGWLAERGWNGNRVVLAFAAMLIGNLLCLILGTAWLAVMIGAEKAITFGFLPFIVGGLLKSALGAATLKLFSTYRAEQRDRSSGTR is encoded by the coding sequence GTGACCAACGCAGCCGTTTCGGCCCAAAAACCCTCCTTCAGCCCACTGCGGCTGCACAGCCGTTCGCTCGCCTGGCAGATCGGCGCCGTCATTCTCGGTTCGCTGTTCCTGGCGCTGTCCTCCTATATCGAGGTGCCGATGGTGCCGGTGCCGGTGACCATGCAGACTTTCGCCGTCACGCTGGTCGGCGCGCTTTATGGCTGGCGCTTCGGTGCGCTCACCATTGCCGCCTGGCTGGTCGAAGGCGCGGCAGGGTTTCCGGTGCTGGCGGGCGGAGCGGCCGGGATACAACATTTCGTCGGCCCGACCGGCGGCTATCTCTTCGCCTTCCCGGTCGTCGGCGCCGTTGTCGGCTGGCTGGCCGAACGCGGCTGGAACGGCAATCGCGTCGTGCTCGCCTTCGCCGCCATGCTCATCGGCAACCTGCTTTGCCTGATTCTCGGCACCGCCTGGCTCGCCGTCATGATCGGCGCAGAGAAGGCCATCACCTTCGGCTTCCTGCCCTTCATCGTCGGCGGCTTGCTCAAGTCGGCGCTGGGCGCGGCGACGCTGAAGCTCTTTTCCACCTATCGGGCGGAACAGCGCGACCGCTCGTCCGGGACGCGATGA
- a CDS encoding glycine--tRNA ligase subunit alpha, which produces MHPSRSFQGLILTLHNYWADYGCLILQPYDMEVGAGTFHPATTLRALGPLRWNAAYVQPSRRPKDGRYGENPNRLQHYYQYQVILKPNPPNLQELYLGSLEAIGVDPLLHDIRFVEDDWESPTLGAWGLGWECWCDGMEVSQFTYFQQVCGIECAPVAGELTYGLERLAMYVQGVDNVYDLNFNGREGAEKVTYGDVFLQAEQEYSRHNFEFANTAMLLRHFEDAEAECKALLDAGTPKPSDNLAMHRMVFPAYDQCIKASHVFNLLDARGVISVTERQSYILRVRNLAKACGEAFLKTRAGGLAAA; this is translated from the coding sequence ATGCATCCCAGCCGCTCCTTCCAGGGGCTGATCCTGACCTTGCACAATTACTGGGCGGACTATGGTTGCCTCATCCTGCAGCCCTACGACATGGAAGTCGGCGCCGGCACCTTCCATCCGGCCACCACCTTGCGCGCGCTGGGTCCCTTGCGCTGGAACGCCGCTTACGTGCAACCCTCGCGCCGGCCGAAGGACGGCCGCTATGGCGAAAACCCGAACCGCCTGCAGCATTATTACCAGTATCAGGTGATCCTGAAACCCAATCCACCGAACCTGCAGGAACTCTATCTCGGCTCGCTCGAGGCGATCGGCGTCGATCCGCTGCTGCATGACATCCGCTTCGTCGAGGACGACTGGGAAAGCCCGACGCTGGGCGCCTGGGGGCTCGGCTGGGAATGCTGGTGCGACGGCATGGAAGTCTCGCAGTTCACCTATTTCCAGCAGGTCTGCGGCATCGAATGCGCGCCGGTGGCGGGCGAGTTGACTTACGGCCTGGAGCGGCTCGCCATGTATGTCCAGGGCGTCGACAATGTCTACGACCTGAACTTCAACGGCCGCGAAGGCGCCGAGAAGGTCACTTACGGCGACGTCTTCCTGCAGGCCGAGCAGGAGTATTCGCGCCACAATTTCGAATTCGCCAACACCGCGATGCTGCTGAGACACTTCGAGGACGCCGAGGCCGAGTGCAAGGCGCTGCTCGATGCCGGCACGCCCAAGCCGAGCGACAATCTGGCGATGCACCGCATGGTCTTTCCGGCCTACGACCAATGCATCAAGGCGAGCCACGTCTTCAACCTGCTCGACGCGCGCGGCGTGATCTCGGTCACTGAGCGGCAAAGCTACATCCTGCGCGTGCGCAATCTGGCCAAGGCGTGCGGCGAGGCGTTCCTGAAGACGCGGGCGGGCGGGCTGGCGGCGGCTTAA
- a CDS encoding polyprenyl synthetase family protein, giving the protein MGVVLNIEGKREPASIKDLIDLTAADMGRVNELILSKAGSDVEMIPEIANHLISSGGKRLRPMLTLAAAQMFGYSGEGHVKLATAVEFMHTATLLHDDVVDESALRRGKKTARMIWGNQASVLVGDFLLGQAFRMMVDVGSLEALDILSAAASIIAEGEVMQLAAAKNLETTEDEHFAVIKAKTAALFSAAAEVGPVIAQASRTDRAALRSYGMNLGLAFQLIDDALDYGGSSKDLGKNVGDDFREGKVTLPVILAYRRGTKAERTFWKRAIEDNVADDAGLEKAIGLMTRHGAIADTIGRARHFGEIARDALAPLEATPQKSALIDVIDFCISRVN; this is encoded by the coding sequence GTGGGTGTCGTTCTCAACATCGAAGGCAAGCGGGAACCCGCTTCCATCAAGGATTTGATCGATCTGACGGCGGCCGACATGGGGCGGGTCAACGAGCTGATCCTGTCCAAGGCCGGCTCCGACGTCGAGATGATCCCGGAGATCGCCAACCACCTGATCTCGTCCGGCGGCAAGCGGCTGCGGCCCATGCTCACGCTCGCCGCCGCGCAGATGTTCGGCTATTCCGGCGAAGGCCATGTCAAGCTCGCCACGGCGGTCGAGTTCATGCACACCGCGACGCTTCTGCATGACGACGTGGTCGACGAGAGCGCGCTGCGCCGCGGCAAGAAGACGGCGCGCATGATCTGGGGCAACCAGGCGAGCGTGCTCGTCGGCGATTTCCTGCTCGGCCAGGCGTTTCGCATGATGGTCGATGTCGGTTCGCTGGAGGCGCTGGACATCCTGTCGGCCGCGGCCTCCATCATCGCCGAAGGCGAGGTCATGCAGCTCGCCGCCGCGAAAAACCTCGAGACCACCGAGGATGAGCATTTCGCCGTCATCAAGGCCAAGACAGCGGCGCTGTTTTCGGCTGCGGCGGAAGTCGGGCCGGTCATCGCCCAGGCCTCGCGCACCGATCGCGCCGCACTTCGCTCATACGGCATGAATCTCGGCCTGGCCTTCCAGCTCATCGACGACGCGCTGGATTATGGCGGCTCGAGCAAGGATCTCGGCAAGAATGTCGGCGACGATTTCCGCGAGGGCAAGGTGACGCTGCCGGTGATCCTCGCCTACCGGCGCGGCACCAAGGCCGAGCGCACCTTCTGGAAGCGCGCCATCGAGGACAATGTCGCCGACGATGCCGGGCTCGAAAAGGCGATCGGCCTGATGACCCGCCACGGCGCCATCGCCGACACGATCGGCCGCGCCCGCCATTTCGGCGAGATCGCCCGCGACGCGCTGGCGCCGCTGGAAGCGACGCCGCAGAAGTCGGCGCTGATCGACGTCATCGATTTCTGCATCAGCCGCGTCAACTGA
- a CDS encoding L-threonylcarbamoyladenylate synthase translates to MAEILAIGEALERALALLEGGDVVAIPTETVYGLAGDATNGVAVARIFEAKGRPRFNPLIAHVADRAMADRIAGFDPLSARLAEAFWPGPLTLVLPHRADSGIHPLVTAGLDTIALRMPRGFGGGLIARLGRPLAAPSANSSGKISGTTAGAVAADLGDRIRLVVDGGATPVGLESTILKVEDGRLRLLRPGGIGAEEIEAVAGAKLSRGASGIEAPGMLASHYAPGAVMRLNVGDVAEGEALLAFGRNRAEGWERAAALRNLSETGDLREAASNLFAFMQALDRVGAATIAVEPIPLEGLGEAINDRLARAAAPRDKLA, encoded by the coding sequence TTGGCTGAGATACTGGCGATCGGCGAGGCTCTGGAGCGGGCTTTGGCGCTGCTCGAAGGCGGCGACGTCGTCGCCATTCCGACCGAGACGGTTTACGGCCTGGCCGGCGACGCCACCAATGGCGTTGCCGTGGCGCGCATTTTCGAGGCCAAGGGCCGGCCGCGCTTCAACCCGCTGATCGCCCATGTCGCGGATCGCGCCATGGCGGACCGTATCGCCGGCTTCGATCCTCTGTCGGCAAGATTGGCCGAAGCCTTCTGGCCCGGCCCGCTGACGCTGGTGCTGCCGCACAGGGCTGACAGCGGCATCCATCCGCTGGTCACCGCGGGGCTGGACACGATCGCGCTGCGCATGCCGCGCGGGTTCGGCGGCGGGCTGATCGCGCGGCTCGGCCGGCCGCTCGCGGCCCCCAGCGCCAATTCCTCCGGAAAGATCAGCGGCACGACGGCAGGCGCGGTCGCCGCCGATCTCGGTGACAGGATCAGGCTGGTCGTCGATGGTGGCGCGACGCCTGTCGGACTGGAATCGACTATTCTCAAGGTCGAGGACGGCAGGCTGCGGCTGCTGCGGCCCGGCGGCATCGGCGCCGAGGAGATCGAGGCGGTGGCCGGCGCGAAACTATCGCGCGGCGCGAGCGGCATCGAGGCGCCGGGCATGCTTGCCTCGCATTACGCGCCGGGCGCCGTGATGCGGCTTAATGTCGGGGACGTTGCCGAAGGCGAGGCTTTGCTTGCGTTCGGCCGCAATCGCGCCGAGGGCTGGGAACGGGCCGCTGCGTTGCGCAACCTCTCCGAAACGGGCGACCTGCGCGAGGCAGCCAGCAATCTGTTCGCCTTCATGCAGGCGCTCGATCGTGTCGGCGCCGCGACCATCGCCGTCGAGCCGATCCCGTTGGAGGGCCTGGGCGAGGCGATCAACGACCGGCTTGCCCGCGCCGCCGCGCCGCGTGACAAGCTCGCCTGA
- a CDS encoding ATPase, translated as MNSVDDIDLIEETPAAAEAIESASENLLDHAAAAAVESADPSEDDEEDDEDGEGATASADDESEDEDEDDDEDGDDEDDDADEEAKASGDDQSDDEDEDGEDDEDDADESDDDDKEEAA; from the coding sequence ATGAATTCCGTTGACGATATCGACCTGATTGAAGAGACCCCGGCCGCCGCCGAGGCCATCGAATCCGCTTCCGAAAACCTCCTCGACCACGCCGCTGCCGCGGCGGTCGAATCTGCCGATCCGTCCGAGGACGATGAGGAAGATGACGAAGACGGCGAGGGGGCCACTGCCTCGGCCGACGACGAGTCGGAAGACGAGGATGAAGACGACGACGAAGACGGCGACGACGAAGACGATGACGCCGACGAAGAAGCCAAAGCCTCGGGCGACGATCAGTCCGACGACGAGGATGAAGATGGCGAGGACGATGAAGACGACGCCGACGAGTCCGACGATGACGACAAGGAAGAAGCGGCCTGA
- a CDS encoding tetratricopeptide repeat protein, protein MRQGRARWLTRLAFLTGVALWVLPVQAKQDAQPLQITSFSGAYLAAHIAESDNDLDDAIAYYKQALAFAPDDKDLQQSLMLALVAQGRFEESLVYADKLKEVPDVERFSRLALAIDSFHKKDYAKAQYWLKLSLESDLDRLLSGVMDGWAKEGAGNASEAMDSVDKLKGPDWFGLFKSFHRALIADAAGLNDKADELYAATLADTTAGGSAPETWMRNAQAYASFLVRKGDKSKALAVLNQAEAFAPGKLEITTLRDRIAKGDKIEPLVAGPADGASEILLDLATALNRGGGEPFVRLYLQYALALKPDSDAALVQLAAVAEQLKDGEGAVALYRRIPASSPLKELSDLQIGLNLADLDKHDEAISHLKAYLDKHPEDMRAYLALGGVYGSKEDFRSAANLYDKAVEQLKTPTAANWNIFYQRGIAYERLKEWPKAEPNFRKALELQPDQPQVMNYLGYSWVDMNMNLKDGLAMIQKAVDLRPNDGYIVDSLGWAYFRMGRFDDAVREMERAVSLKPEDPVLNDHLGDAYWRVGRKLEATYQWTQARDLKPDPDVLATLQQKLLKGLPPIESNTAQETPKVKPEPTPAPKG, encoded by the coding sequence ATGCGGCAAGGACGTGCGCGCTGGCTGACGAGGCTGGCATTTTTGACCGGTGTGGCGCTTTGGGTGCTGCCGGTCCAAGCCAAGCAAGATGCCCAACCGCTCCAGATCACGTCCTTCTCGGGCGCGTATCTCGCGGCTCATATCGCTGAAAGCGACAACGACCTCGATGATGCGATCGCTTATTACAAGCAGGCGCTGGCCTTCGCGCCGGATGACAAGGATCTGCAGCAGAGCCTGATGCTGGCTCTGGTCGCGCAAGGCCGCTTCGAGGAATCGCTGGTCTACGCAGACAAGCTGAAGGAAGTGCCGGATGTCGAGCGCTTCTCGCGCCTCGCGTTGGCCATCGATTCCTTCCACAAGAAGGACTACGCCAAGGCGCAGTACTGGTTGAAGCTCTCGCTCGAATCCGATCTCGACCGGCTGCTTTCCGGCGTGATGGACGGCTGGGCCAAGGAAGGCGCCGGCAACGCGTCCGAGGCCATGGATTCCGTTGACAAGCTCAAGGGCCCGGACTGGTTCGGCCTGTTCAAATCGTTCCACCGCGCGCTGATCGCCGACGCCGCCGGCCTGAACGACAAGGCCGATGAACTCTACGCCGCCACCCTGGCCGACACCACGGCCGGCGGCTCCGCGCCCGAAACCTGGATGCGCAATGCGCAGGCCTATGCCTCCTTCCTCGTCCGCAAGGGCGACAAGTCGAAGGCGCTGGCGGTGTTGAACCAGGCCGAGGCCTTCGCGCCGGGCAAGCTCGAAATCACCACGCTGCGCGACCGCATCGCCAAGGGCGACAAGATCGAGCCGCTGGTGGCCGGCCCGGCCGACGGCGCGTCCGAAATCCTGCTCGACCTTGCCACCGCGCTCAACCGCGGCGGCGGCGAGCCTTTCGTGCGCCTCTATTTGCAATATGCGCTGGCGCTGAAGCCCGACAGCGACGCGGCCCTGGTGCAGCTTGCCGCCGTTGCCGAGCAGCTCAAGGACGGCGAAGGCGCGGTCGCGCTATACCGCCGTATTCCGGCGTCCTCGCCGCTCAAAGAGCTCTCCGACCTGCAGATCGGCCTCAACCTTGCCGATCTCGACAAGCACGACGAAGCGATTTCCCACCTCAAGGCCTATCTCGACAAGCATCCGGAGGACATGCGCGCCTATCTGGCGCTTGGCGGCGTCTATGGCTCGAAGGAAGATTTCCGCTCGGCCGCCAATCTCTACGACAAGGCCGTCGAGCAGCTGAAGACGCCGACCGCCGCCAACTGGAACATCTTCTACCAGCGCGGCATCGCTTATGAGCGGCTGAAGGAATGGCCGAAGGCGGAACCGAACTTCCGCAAGGCGCTGGAACTGCAGCCCGACCAGCCGCAGGTCATGAACTATCTCGGCTATTCCTGGGTCGACATGAACATGAACCTCAAGGATGGCCTGGCGATGATCCAGAAGGCCGTGGATCTGCGGCCCAACGACGGCTACATCGTCGATTCGCTTGGTTGGGCCTATTTCCGCATGGGTCGCTTCGACGACGCCGTGCGCGAGATGGAGCGCGCCGTCTCGCTGAAGCCCGAGGATCCGGTCCTCAACGACCATCTCGGCGACGCCTACTGGCGCGTCGGCCGCAAGCTCGAGGCCACCTATCAGTGGACCCAGGCGCGTGACCTGAAGCCGGATCCGGATGTGCTCGCCACCCTGCAACAGAAGCTGCTCAAGGGCCTGCCGCCGATCGAATCCAACACCGCGCAGGAAACCCCGAAGGTGAAGCCGGAGCCGACGCCCGCGCCGAAAGGCTAG
- a CDS encoding FAD-binding oxidoreductase produces the protein MNDQPFDLDPAVIDRFTAIVGDKYALRDQADIAPYITERRGLWHGRTSLVLRPGCVEEVSRIMRLATETGTPIVPQSGNTGLVGAQVPDKSGHDIVLSLSRLNRIREIDVLSNTVTAEAGVILQTLQEAADAAGRLFPLSLAAQGSCQIGGNLSSNAGGTGVLAYGNARELCLGVEVVLPTGEVFDDLRKLKKDNTGYDLKNLFVGAEGTLGIITAAVLKLFPKPKGREVAFAGLPSSPHDALSLFTLAMDRAGASLTAFELIGKRPYDFTLKHGQGITRPLADDWPWYVLMQVSSGRSEEDGRALIEEILSAGLEQGIVGDAVVSASLAQGDAFWNFRETLPECQKPEGASIKHDISVPIASIPEFIEKAAGVVEGVCPGARVVCFGHMGDGNLHYNISRPVDWADEAFLELYHPMNKAVHDVVRSFHGSISAEHGIGQLKRDELIATAPPMAIDLMRRVKAAFDPAGIMNPGKVI, from the coding sequence ATGAACGACCAGCCCTTCGATCTCGATCCCGCCGTCATCGACCGCTTCACGGCCATCGTCGGCGACAAATATGCCTTGCGCGACCAGGCCGACATCGCGCCTTACATCACCGAGCGGCGTGGCCTTTGGCATGGCCGGACATCGCTGGTGCTGCGCCCCGGCTGCGTCGAGGAAGTGAGCCGCATCATGCGGCTTGCGACCGAGACCGGAACGCCGATCGTGCCGCAGAGCGGCAACACCGGGCTGGTCGGCGCCCAGGTGCCGGACAAATCCGGACACGACATCGTGCTGTCGCTGTCCAGGCTGAACCGCATCCGCGAGATCGATGTCCTGTCGAATACGGTGACCGCCGAGGCCGGCGTCATCCTGCAGACGCTGCAGGAAGCGGCTGACGCCGCTGGCCGGCTGTTTCCGCTGTCGCTCGCCGCCCAAGGGTCCTGCCAGATCGGCGGCAATCTGTCCTCCAATGCCGGCGGCACCGGCGTGCTTGCTTACGGCAATGCGCGCGAGCTCTGCCTCGGCGTCGAGGTCGTGCTGCCGACCGGCGAGGTGTTCGACGATCTGCGCAAATTGAAGAAGGACAACACCGGCTACGATCTGAAGAACTTGTTCGTCGGCGCCGAAGGCACGCTCGGCATCATCACCGCCGCCGTGCTGAAGCTTTTCCCGAAGCCGAAAGGCAGGGAGGTCGCCTTTGCCGGCCTGCCGTCGTCCCCGCACGACGCGCTTTCGCTGTTCACACTGGCGATGGATCGAGCCGGCGCCTCGCTCACCGCTTTCGAGCTGATCGGCAAAAGACCCTACGACTTCACGCTCAAGCACGGGCAAGGCATCACCCGGCCGCTGGCCGACGACTGGCCATGGTATGTGCTGATGCAGGTCTCTTCCGGCCGTTCCGAAGAAGACGGCAGGGCGCTGATCGAAGAGATTCTTTCAGCCGGCCTTGAGCAAGGCATCGTCGGCGACGCGGTGGTCTCGGCAAGCCTTGCCCAGGGCGACGCTTTCTGGAATTTCCGCGAGACGCTCCCCGAGTGCCAGAAGCCCGAGGGCGCCTCGATCAAGCACGACATCTCCGTGCCGATCGCCTCGATCCCCGAGTTCATCGAAAAGGCGGCCGGTGTGGTGGAAGGGGTTTGCCCCGGCGCGCGTGTCGTCTGCTTCGGCCACATGGGCGACGGCAATCTTCACTACAACATCTCGCGTCCGGTGGATTGGGCGGACGAGGCGTTCCTCGAGCTCTACCATCCCATGAACAAGGCGGTGCACGATGTCGTGCGCTCCTTCCATGGCTCGATCTCGGCCGAGCACGGCATCGGCCAACTGAAGCGCGACGAGCTGATCGCCACGGCGCCGCCGATGGCGATCGACCTGATGCGGCGGGTAAAGGCGGCCTTCGATCCGGCCGGCATCATGAATCCCGGTAAGGTTATCTGA
- the glyS gene encoding glycine--tRNA ligase subunit beta: MPDLLLELRSEEIPARMQRKAAGDLRKMLADGLVEAGLTYEAAREYWTPRRLTLDIRGLTARSKDIREEIKGPSTTAPEQAVQGFLRKAGLSSIAEAHVHSDPKKGDFYVAHIAKPGRAAEEIIAELVPGIIRNFPWPKSMRWGPASAKPGSLRWVRPLQSIVCTFGPETEEPVVVDFEIDGIRAGNVTFGHRFHAPGPITVRRFDDYVAKLEAAKVVLDADRRKEIILADARNIAFANGLDLVEDEGLLEEVSGLVEWPVVLMGEFEQDFLAIPGEVIRLTIRANQKCFVTRPQGAADDLSNRFILVANIEAKDGGKEIAYGNGKVVRARLSDALYFWKTDQGDLPDLDQLGESAAKFDLDLKKPLDQRMARLDHLNVTFHAKLGTQGERVARIKRLAEELALVVGADSALVARASVLAKADLQTEVVGEFPELQGAMGRKYALLQGEHASVAAAAEEHYKPQGPSDRVPTDPVSVAVALADKLDTLTGFWAIDEKPTGSKDPFALRRAALGVVRILIENRIRLALASVFAKAFANFKGGADQSSDLLAFFHDRLKVYLRDQGARHDLIDAVITPASDDLLQIVRRVEALGSFLDSEDGRNLLAGTKRAANILAAEEKKKTVVAETVEPALFREDAEKKLFAAVNQAEKEAGQAIQNEDFSAAMLALSVLREPVDSFFEGVLVNDEDQAVRANRLALLARIRAATDQVADFSKIVG; the protein is encoded by the coding sequence ATGCCCGATCTGCTCTTGGAACTTCGCTCCGAGGAAATCCCCGCTCGCATGCAGCGCAAGGCGGCCGGCGACCTCAGGAAGATGCTGGCCGACGGTCTGGTCGAGGCGGGTCTGACCTATGAGGCGGCGCGTGAATATTGGACGCCGCGGCGCCTGACGCTCGACATAAGGGGCCTGACCGCGCGTTCGAAGGACATCCGCGAGGAGATCAAGGGGCCGTCGACCACGGCGCCCGAGCAGGCGGTGCAGGGCTTCCTGCGCAAGGCCGGCCTGTCATCGATTGCCGAGGCGCATGTCCATTCCGACCCGAAGAAGGGCGACTTCTACGTCGCCCATATCGCGAAGCCGGGCAGGGCGGCGGAAGAAATCATCGCCGAGCTGGTGCCGGGCATCATCAGGAACTTCCCCTGGCCCAAATCGATGCGCTGGGGGCCGGCCTCGGCCAAGCCCGGCTCGCTACGCTGGGTGCGCCCGCTGCAGTCGATCGTCTGCACCTTCGGCCCGGAGACCGAGGAGCCGGTGGTGGTCGATTTCGAGATCGACGGCATTCGCGCCGGCAACGTCACCTTTGGCCATCGCTTCCACGCGCCGGGCCCGATCACCGTGCGCCGCTTCGACGACTATGTGGCGAAGTTGGAGGCGGCCAAGGTGGTGCTCGACGCCGACCGGCGCAAGGAGATCATTCTGGCAGACGCCCGCAACATCGCCTTCGCCAACGGCCTCGATCTGGTCGAGGACGAGGGCCTGCTGGAAGAAGTCTCCGGCCTGGTCGAATGGCCGGTCGTGCTGATGGGCGAGTTCGAGCAGGATTTCCTCGCCATTCCGGGCGAAGTCATCCGCCTCACCATCCGCGCCAACCAGAAGTGTTTTGTCACCCGGCCGCAGGGCGCGGCCGACGATCTGTCCAACCGCTTCATTCTTGTCGCCAACATCGAGGCGAAGGATGGCGGCAAGGAGATCGCCTACGGCAACGGCAAGGTGGTGCGCGCGCGTCTGTCCGACGCGCTCTATTTCTGGAAGACCGATCAGGGCGACCTGCCGGACCTCGATCAACTCGGGGAATCGGCGGCGAAATTCGACCTGGATTTGAAGAAGCCGCTCGACCAGCGCATGGCGCGGCTCGATCATCTGAACGTGACCTTCCATGCCAAGCTCGGCACGCAAGGGGAGAGGGTCGCGCGCATCAAGCGGCTGGCTGAGGAGCTTGCCTTGGTCGTCGGCGCCGACAGCGCGCTCGTCGCCCGCGCGTCGGTGCTCGCCAAAGCCGATCTGCAGACCGAAGTGGTCGGCGAGTTTCCCGAACTGCAAGGCGCCATGGGCCGCAAATATGCGCTGCTGCAGGGCGAGCATGCATCCGTGGCCGCGGCCGCCGAGGAGCACTACAAACCGCAGGGCCCGTCCGATCGCGTGCCCACCGATCCGGTCTCGGTTGCGGTGGCGCTCGCCGATAAGCTCGACACGCTGACCGGCTTCTGGGCGATCGATGAAAAGCCCACGGGCTCGAAGGATCCGTTTGCCCTCAGAAGGGCAGCGCTTGGTGTGGTCAGGATCCTCATCGAGAACCGTATCCGGCTGGCGCTGGCGTCTGTTTTCGCCAAGGCCTTTGCAAACTTCAAAGGCGGCGCGGATCAGTCGTCCGACCTCCTCGCCTTCTTCCATGACCGCCTGAAAGTCTACCTCCGAGACCAGGGCGCCAGGCACGACCTCATCGATGCCGTCATCACGCCTGCGTCCGACGATCTGCTCCAGATCGTCCGCCGCGTCGAGGCGCTCGGCTCCTTCCTCGACAGCGAGGACGGCAGAAACCTGCTGGCCGGCACCAAGCGTGCGGCCAACATCCTGGCTGCCGAGGAGAAGAAGAAAACCGTGGTGGCCGAGACTGTTGAGCCGGCGCTGTTTCGCGAGGATGCGGAAAAGAAGTTGTTTGCGGCGGTGAATCAGGCCGAGAAGGAAGCCGGCCAAGCAATTCAAAACGAAGATTTTTCCGCCGCCATGCTGGCGCTTAGCGTGTTGCGCGAACCGGTTGATTCATTCTTTGAGGGCGTTCTCGTGAATGATGAGGACCAGGCCGTGCGCGCCAACCGGCTGGCGCTGCTTGCCCGCATCCGCGCCGCCACCGACCAGGTCGCCGACTTCTCCAAAATCGTCGGCTGA
- a CDS encoding DUF559 domain-containing protein, whose translation MTDEERLLWRHLWRIPVEGTHFRRQASVGAYYPDFISHRLKLIVEVDGAHHSADDQLRRDEVRTRWFESQGYRVVRFWNHEIKNELDSVLDTIYAAVEERKSHLHLRDGAEGIGG comes from the coding sequence ATGACCGACGAAGAACGGCTGCTCTGGCGGCACCTGTGGCGCATCCCGGTCGAAGGGACACACTTCCGCCGACAGGCGTCAGTCGGCGCCTACTATCCAGATTTCATCTCGCATCGGCTGAAGCTGATTGTCGAAGTGGACGGCGCCCACCACAGCGCTGACGATCAGCTGCGCCGTGATGAAGTTCGAACACGATGGTTTGAAAGCCAGGGCTATCGCGTCGTCCGCTTCTGGAACCATGAGATAAAAAACGAACTGGATTCTGTGCTCGATACAATTTATGCGGCGGTGGAAGAACGGAAATCACACCTGCATCTGCGCGATGGTGCCGAAGGTATTGGCGGCTGA